The proteins below come from a single Halomonas binhaiensis genomic window:
- a CDS encoding chromate transporter, producing MIYWQLFLAFFIPNIIGYGGGPAIIPLIENEVVATYGWMTHPQFAETLALGNALPSPIATKIAGYIGYDVAGIGGAAIAIFATVAPSLILMIVALGVLYRYRDSVKVKSMSQWVRPVVMILMAYLTWNFLEESLATSGFIHTLIIAAVAALLLMKTKVHPALVVGFGLTYGALLLG from the coding sequence ATGATCTACTGGCAGCTATTTCTGGCTTTCTTCATTCCCAATATCATCGGTTATGGTGGCGGTCCTGCCATCATTCCGCTGATCGAGAACGAAGTCGTTGCCACCTATGGGTGGATGACGCATCCGCAGTTCGCTGAAACCCTGGCCTTGGGCAACGCCCTGCCCAGTCCTATTGCCACCAAGATCGCGGGATATATCGGTTATGACGTCGCCGGCATCGGTGGCGCTGCCATTGCCATCTTCGCGACAGTGGCACCATCGTTGATTCTCATGATCGTCGCCCTCGGCGTTCTTTATCGCTATCGCGACTCGGTGAAGGTCAAGTCCATGAGCCAATGGGTGCGGCCGGTCGTCATGATTCTGATGGCCTACCTGACCTGGAACTTCCTGGAGGAAAGCCTGGCCACTTCGGGATTCATCCACACCCTGATCATTGCCGCCGTTGCGGCCCTGCTTCTCATGAAAACAAAAGTGCACCCCGCCCTGGTCGTTGGCTTCGGCCTCACCTATGGCGCCCTGCTGTTGGGCTGA
- a CDS encoding chromate transporter: MSVQIQLFLAFFRIGIFGFGGGPSMIPLVHQEAVKRYQWMDDGDFADVLAIGNTLPGPIATKMAGYIGYRVGGTLGAINAVVAVTVPLALTMIALLGLYRRYGDQSWVRGMGQGVIPVVMIMMVQLTLDFFNKSRVSLGWMMTLIIGLVAGGLIYGLGLHPGLVIGILLIAALLRPEKLPWEGKVKSGSGSEAKAKERAQ, encoded by the coding sequence ATGAGCGTACAAATCCAGTTGTTCCTGGCCTTTTTCCGCATCGGCATCTTTGGTTTCGGTGGAGGGCCCTCGATGATCCCGCTGGTCCATCAGGAGGCGGTGAAACGCTACCAATGGATGGATGACGGCGACTTCGCCGACGTTCTGGCCATCGGTAACACCCTGCCTGGGCCCATCGCGACCAAGATGGCCGGCTACATCGGTTATCGCGTCGGCGGCACATTGGGTGCCATCAACGCCGTTGTGGCCGTCACGGTCCCCCTGGCACTGACCATGATCGCCCTGCTGGGGCTGTATCGCCGCTATGGTGATCAGTCCTGGGTCCGCGGTATGGGCCAAGGGGTGATTCCAGTGGTGATGATAATGATGGTCCAGCTCACTCTGGACTTCTTCAACAAGTCACGGGTCAGTCTTGGCTGGATGATGACACTCATCATTGGCCTGGTAGCCGGAGGCCTGATCTATGGCCTGGGCCTGCACCCTGGATTGGTCATCGGGATTCTGCTCATCGCGGCGCTGTTGAGACCAGAAAAGCTGCCATGGGAAGGCAAGGTGAAATCAGGCAGCGGAAGTGAAGCGAAAGCCAAGGAGCGGGCGCAATGA
- a CDS encoding gamma-glutamyltransferase family protein, translated as MTSPSRHPYPDATPYPSRRSPTYSRHGMVAASQPQAAQIGRDILAQGGNAVDAAIATAAALTIVEPTGCGIGGDAFALVWIASDNQGNGELHGLNASGVAPQALTRDAVRAAGHEQMPLHGWTPVTVPGTPSAWAELSRRFGKLDFASLLKPAIRLAREGFPVSPVIASLWQRDTETFKRQLEQGPATAPWFDTFTIEGTAPQAGEWFRCEDQAKTLEAIAATQAESFYRGELAEKIDAFSRQTGGYLRKEDLAAYQPEWVTPINARYRDVDVWEIPPNGQGLVALMALRLLDGFPPSHRDDPELLHHQLEAMKLAYTDGKAHITQADHMTYSVEQLLSERYTEERRALIGETAITPEPGKPAAGGTVYLATADSDGNMVSFIQSNYHGFGSGIVVPGTGIALQNRGHDFSLDEAHDNVLQPGKKTFHTIIPGFLTRGGKALGPFGVMGGFMQPQGHVQVVMNLVDFGLNPQAALDAPRWQWMGDKTIGIEHGYPTALVRAMSARGHNMQVAHDSRSYGRGQVILRDPETGIYCGGTEPRTDAAIAVL; from the coding sequence ATGACATCACCATCTCGACATCCCTATCCTGACGCCACTCCCTACCCCTCCCGGCGCAGCCCGACCTATTCGCGGCACGGCATGGTAGCGGCTTCCCAGCCACAGGCGGCCCAGATCGGACGGGATATTCTGGCCCAGGGCGGCAATGCAGTGGATGCTGCCATCGCCACGGCGGCAGCACTTACCATCGTCGAACCTACGGGCTGTGGCATTGGCGGCGATGCTTTCGCCCTGGTGTGGATCGCTTCCGACAATCAGGGCAATGGGGAATTGCATGGGCTCAATGCCAGTGGCGTTGCCCCTCAGGCATTGACCCGGGATGCTGTACGCGCAGCCGGCCATGAACAGATGCCACTGCATGGTTGGACACCCGTCACCGTACCTGGAACACCATCCGCCTGGGCGGAGCTTTCACGCCGCTTCGGCAAGCTCGATTTTGCCAGCCTGCTCAAGCCTGCCATTCGTCTCGCCCGGGAGGGCTTTCCCGTCTCGCCCGTCATTGCCAGCCTCTGGCAGCGAGACACCGAAACCTTCAAGCGCCAACTGGAACAGGGCCCTGCCACCGCCCCATGGTTCGATACCTTCACCATCGAAGGCACAGCGCCCCAGGCAGGAGAATGGTTCCGGTGCGAGGATCAGGCCAAGACACTGGAAGCAATCGCCGCTACCCAGGCAGAAAGCTTCTATCGTGGTGAGCTGGCCGAGAAGATCGATGCATTCTCGCGCCAGACCGGAGGCTACCTGCGCAAGGAAGACCTGGCTGCCTATCAGCCTGAATGGGTGACCCCGATCAACGCTCGTTACCGCGATGTCGATGTGTGGGAAATTCCCCCCAACGGCCAGGGGCTGGTAGCACTGATGGCCCTGCGCCTGCTGGATGGCTTCCCTCCGTCCCATCGTGATGATCCTGAATTGCTGCATCATCAGCTCGAAGCCATGAAGCTGGCCTATACCGATGGCAAGGCCCATATCACGCAAGCGGACCACATGACGTATTCCGTCGAGCAGCTGCTCTCTGAGCGTTACACGGAAGAGCGGCGTGCGCTGATCGGTGAAACCGCCATCACGCCCGAACCCGGCAAACCCGCGGCTGGAGGTACCGTGTATCTGGCCACTGCCGATAGTGACGGCAACATGGTGTCCTTCATCCAGAGCAACTACCACGGCTTCGGCTCCGGCATCGTGGTCCCCGGTACCGGTATTGCGCTGCAGAACCGCGGTCATGACTTCAGCCTCGATGAAGCTCACGACAACGTACTGCAGCCGGGCAAGAAAACCTTCCACACCATCATTCCTGGTTTCCTCACGCGTGGCGGCAAGGCTCTGGGGCCCTTTGGCGTGATGGGTGGCTTCATGCAGCCTCAGGGCCATGTCCAGGTCGTCATGAACCTGGTCGACTTCGGCCTCAACCCCCAGGCGGCCTTGGATGCTCCCCGCTGGCAATGGATGGGCGACAAGACCATCGGCATTGAGCACGGCTATCCGACTGCACTGGTGCGCGCCATGTCAGCACGCGGTCACAACATGCAGGTAGCGCACGACAGTCGCAGCTATGGGCGCGGCCAGGTCATTCTGCGAGATCCTGAAACCGGTATTTATTGCGGTGGAACAGAGCCTCGCACCGATGCCGCCATTGCCGTTCTCTAG
- the nhaC gene encoding Na+/H+ antiporter NhaC: MNKDSDVSSSRSAPGFSSLQHFALLTVTVGSLLLLILLFDIPTAIALILSGCMAMALSLLWGIPWSRLEKDLLSGIQAMLIPILILMCVGMMVGVWILSGTIPAMVTLGLESLSPAWFLVAACLSCSLMSVMAGTSWGTLSTIGIALMGVAQGIGIPPAYAAGAIITGTFFGDKLSPLSDTTVMASAVCGVNIASHIRHMLYSTLPAYLIALAVYAWLGHGVSVSATGTPEQTQIIIATLGEHFSANPLTFLPPLVVFGCILLKKPVLPAFVIGILSAAVIAVVLQGATLADIGQAMDSGYNAKTGVAMVDEMLSRGGLQAMMSTVAVLIAAALLGAPFKSAGTLDAAIAMLNRKHASRRQVLGSAMGLHSLAFLLTGSYYVTFSLLGPLLRPLVENTGTPAKNLSRILEDTGTTLSPLVPWGVTGAFTAATLGVATAEFLPYAILCYGAIIFSLLFVITGLGLGHERKPSHPQRTSERAPERTLERTLEQRPDPGR, from the coding sequence ATGAACAAGGACAGTGATGTTTCCTCATCCAGGTCCGCACCGGGGTTTTCCAGCCTGCAACACTTCGCGCTGCTGACGGTCACGGTTGGCAGCCTGCTGCTGTTGATTCTCTTGTTTGACATTCCTACCGCGATCGCTCTGATACTCTCGGGCTGCATGGCCATGGCCTTGAGTCTGCTCTGGGGCATTCCCTGGTCGCGCCTGGAAAAGGACCTGCTCAGCGGCATCCAGGCCATGCTGATCCCCATCCTGATTCTGATGTGCGTGGGCATGATGGTTGGCGTATGGATTCTGTCAGGCACCATCCCCGCCATGGTCACATTGGGCCTGGAGTCCCTCTCCCCGGCATGGTTCCTGGTCGCCGCTTGCCTGTCCTGCTCACTGATGTCAGTCATGGCGGGTACCTCCTGGGGAACGCTGAGCACCATCGGCATCGCCCTGATGGGCGTCGCCCAGGGAATCGGCATTCCCCCTGCCTATGCCGCTGGTGCCATCATCACCGGTACCTTCTTCGGCGACAAGCTCTCGCCACTGTCCGATACCACGGTGATGGCCTCCGCTGTATGTGGCGTCAATATCGCTTCGCATATCCGCCACATGCTGTATTCCACCCTGCCGGCCTACTTGATCGCCCTTGCGGTATACGCCTGGTTGGGGCATGGCGTTTCGGTATCGGCCACAGGCACACCGGAACAGACCCAGATCATCATTGCGACCCTGGGGGAACACTTCAGCGCCAACCCGCTGACATTTCTGCCTCCATTGGTAGTATTCGGCTGCATTCTGCTGAAGAAGCCGGTACTGCCAGCCTTCGTCATCGGCATTCTCAGTGCCGCCGTTATCGCTGTCGTGCTGCAAGGCGCCACCTTGGCAGATATCGGCCAGGCCATGGACAGTGGCTATAACGCCAAAACAGGCGTTGCCATGGTGGATGAAATGCTCTCACGGGGCGGCCTGCAGGCGATGATGTCTACCGTTGCCGTGCTGATTGCCGCGGCATTGCTGGGGGCTCCCTTCAAGAGTGCTGGCACGCTGGATGCCGCTATCGCCATGCTCAACCGCAAGCACGCGAGTCGGCGCCAGGTTCTGGGTAGCGCCATGGGTCTGCACAGCCTGGCGTTCCTGCTGACCGGCAGCTACTACGTGACCTTTTCGCTGCTGGGGCCGCTGCTGCGTCCCCTGGTGGAAAACACCGGCACACCTGCCAAGAACCTGTCACGCATTCTGGAAGATACCGGCACCACCCTTTCGCCTCTGGTGCCATGGGGTGTCACCGGCGCCTTCACCGCCGCCACTCTGGGCGTGGCCACTGCCGAGTTCTTGCCATATGCCATTCTCTGTTATGGCGCGATCATCTTTTCCCTGTTGTTTGTCATCACCGGCCTGGGCCTCGGCCATGAACGCAAGCCATCGCATCCGCAACGAACTTCGGAACGAGCTCCGGAACGAACGCTAGAGCGAACGCTAGAACAACGGCCCGATCCCGGCAGATAA
- a CDS encoding GntR family transcriptional regulator, whose protein sequence is MTKPKPVERALAPGVSETAASQVFDELKRDLIRGRFAAGEKLAISALKAQYAVGLSPLREALNRLAAYGLLEQHNQRGFRVPPLSAGELEDIARLRVQLECMALTQAFQEGDAEWESQLLAAQHRLLRADKSPEQLEKWEQAHLQFHRTLLAPCGSHWLLRFIEQLHDQFDRYRRLAPGNPAIRARLDAQHGELVQLALERRIQDARWLLEEHIRLSWDVARGAC, encoded by the coding sequence ATGACGAAGCCCAAACCTGTTGAGCGGGCCTTGGCTCCCGGCGTGAGTGAGACAGCGGCGAGCCAGGTGTTCGATGAACTCAAGCGAGACCTGATTCGTGGCCGCTTTGCGGCAGGCGAGAAATTGGCCATCAGCGCATTGAAGGCGCAATACGCAGTAGGGCTCAGTCCCTTGCGCGAGGCTCTCAACCGGCTGGCAGCATATGGCCTGCTTGAACAGCACAATCAACGCGGGTTTCGTGTCCCTCCGCTGTCTGCGGGGGAACTGGAAGATATTGCGCGCTTGCGCGTACAACTCGAGTGCATGGCCCTGACCCAGGCCTTCCAGGAGGGAGACGCCGAGTGGGAGTCTCAATTGCTCGCTGCTCAACACCGGCTGTTGCGTGCCGACAAGTCCCCCGAGCAACTGGAAAAATGGGAACAGGCCCATCTGCAGTTTCATCGTACCCTGCTGGCCCCTTGTGGCTCGCACTGGCTGCTGCGCTTCATCGAACAACTGCATGATCAGTTTGATCGCTACCGTCGCCTGGCGCCGGGGAATCCGGCTATCCGTGCACGGCTCGATGCCCAGCATGGAGAGCTGGTGCAGCTTGCTCTCGAGCGGCGAATACAGGATGCCCGCTGGTTGCTGGAAGAGCACATTCGCTTGTCATGGGACGTGGCGCGTGGGGCATGCTGA
- a CDS encoding BamA/TamA family outer membrane protein, with amino-acid sequence MNRLVRSTLLGSLLLISLAPHPSLAQDSRSDAVATPPASKSTNPSPGSTPPQQVGWRSNFFDEVDGQLDMSNLLAKGGFIPMPIVITEPAVDDGLGMAAYFVQNPSPGSDLPPTRTILGGAVTGNGSWGGGIMRSGSFAGGRWLYDVAAATGLAVLDFHPGNRDLALRYNNDIDYIGVKTRYRFGDSGFSLGPSLRWRRNDINLDTEDQFPRIEELAERKIELVSLGVAGHFDNRDNPLTPTRGLNVVAEFQRFDEAIGSDADFNTASLFGAWFHSWDNWTFAAMADAQSASEDAPFFMQPDINIRGLARNRYTGDEVLSSEIEIRRQLTPRWAAVGFTGYGRTFGDDGADATTWGGGVRYRIARKLGLDIGLDYAVGPEEEVAYIQFGHAWGMQMD; translated from the coding sequence ATGAACCGGCTCGTACGTTCTACGCTGCTTGGTAGTCTGCTGCTGATCTCGCTGGCACCTCATCCGAGCCTTGCCCAGGACTCGCGGTCTGATGCAGTGGCAACCCCGCCTGCCAGCAAATCAACCAACCCTTCCCCTGGCTCGACACCACCACAACAGGTGGGCTGGCGCAGTAACTTCTTCGACGAGGTGGATGGGCAGTTGGATATGTCCAACCTGCTCGCCAAAGGGGGATTTATCCCCATGCCGATCGTCATTACCGAGCCCGCTGTGGATGATGGCCTGGGCATGGCGGCGTATTTCGTGCAGAACCCGTCGCCAGGCTCTGATCTGCCGCCGACCCGTACCATTCTTGGGGGAGCGGTGACCGGTAACGGCTCCTGGGGTGGTGGCATCATGCGGTCCGGCTCATTTGCCGGTGGACGCTGGCTCTATGATGTCGCGGCTGCCACGGGGTTGGCTGTGCTCGACTTCCACCCCGGCAACCGGGATCTGGCGCTGCGTTACAACAACGATATCGATTACATTGGTGTAAAGACTCGCTACCGCTTTGGTGATAGTGGTTTCTCGCTGGGGCCCTCGCTGCGCTGGCGACGCAATGACATCAATCTGGATACCGAAGATCAGTTTCCGCGTATCGAGGAACTGGCCGAACGCAAGATTGAACTCGTCTCTCTGGGGGTGGCAGGGCACTTCGACAATCGTGACAATCCTCTCACGCCTACTCGTGGGCTCAATGTGGTCGCTGAGTTCCAGCGTTTCGATGAGGCCATCGGCAGCGATGCTGATTTCAATACCGCCTCGTTGTTCGGTGCCTGGTTCCATTCATGGGACAACTGGACATTCGCTGCCATGGCGGATGCTCAATCAGCCTCCGAGGATGCGCCATTCTTCATGCAGCCGGATATCAATATCCGTGGCCTGGCACGCAATCGCTACACCGGCGACGAGGTATTGTCCTCGGAAATCGAAATCAGACGGCAACTCACGCCTCGCTGGGCGGCAGTCGGCTTTACAGGTTATGGCCGTACCTTCGGCGATGATGGCGCGGATGCCACCACCTGGGGTGGGGGAGTGCGTTACCGTATTGCCCGCAAGCTGGGGCTCGATATCGGGCTTGATTACGCTGTGGGTCCTGAGGAGGAGGTGGCCTACATCCAGTTCGGTCATGCCTGGGGCATGCAGATGGACTAG
- a CDS encoding GntR family transcriptional regulator: protein MGNPSATARSTSMEENACGVEDIVAAVEEDIVLGRLHPRERLVEEDLIERFNGKRHVVRQALFQLENIGLVERIKNRGAFVKTWTPEEVENLYAMREILELAGIDALPLPAAEAWLKELEAIHHEYSAAVDAQDLRQVFHLNIAFHRTLFAATGNPYLYQTINEFAQRAHGIRFIAIADTESLAQARREHQAMLEAIRAEDRAQLRQLCREHLLPSKNRYLDLYRRTFN from the coding sequence ATGGGAAATCCATCTGCAACTGCCCGTTCGACATCGATGGAGGAAAACGCCTGCGGCGTGGAGGACATCGTTGCAGCGGTCGAGGAAGACATCGTTCTGGGACGCCTGCACCCCCGCGAAAGGCTTGTGGAAGAAGACTTGATCGAACGTTTCAACGGCAAGCGCCATGTGGTGCGTCAGGCGCTTTTCCAGCTCGAGAATATCGGCCTGGTGGAGCGCATCAAGAACCGTGGCGCTTTCGTCAAGACATGGACGCCCGAAGAAGTCGAAAACCTCTATGCCATGCGCGAGATCCTGGAACTGGCCGGTATCGATGCCCTGCCCCTGCCCGCTGCGGAAGCATGGCTGAAGGAACTGGAAGCGATTCACCACGAGTACAGTGCGGCAGTGGATGCTCAAGACCTGCGGCAGGTCTTTCATCTCAACATTGCCTTTCACCGAACCCTGTTCGCCGCGACCGGCAATCCTTACCTTTACCAGACCATCAACGAATTTGCCCAGCGCGCCCATGGCATTCGCTTCATTGCCATTGCCGATACGGAAAGCCTGGCTCAGGCGCGCCGTGAACATCAGGCCATGCTGGAGGCGATTCGCGCTGAGGACCGCGCCCAGCTCCGCCAGCTCTGCCGAGAGCACCTGTTACCATCAAAGAATCGCTATCTGGACCTGTATCGGCGCACCTTCAATTGA
- a CDS encoding IlvD/Edd family dehydratase has protein sequence MSDDQQQRKGDSTGHQGHGMSNRLTNYGDAAFSLFLRKAFIKGMGYTDDALSRPVIGIANTYSGYNACHGNVPGLVESIKRGVMLAGGLPVDFPTITLHESFAHPTSMYLRNLMAMDTEEMIRAQPMDAVVLIGGCDKTVPAQLMAAASAGIPTVQVVTGPMLTGSHRGTRVGACTDCRRYWAMYRGEDIDEAEIAEVNDKLVPTVGTCSVMGTASTMACLAETLGIMLPGSATAPAVFADRLRVAEDSGSLAVALARAGVTPDQILTPDAFENALRVLLALGGSTNGLIHLTAIAGRLGIDIDLDAFDRMSHETPVLVDLKPSGEHYMEDLHRAGGLPTLLRELKPLLHLDAMTINGRTLGENIDAAVHLVDQPVVRSRHNPIYARGGIAVLRGNLAPAGAIIKQSAASPELMRHRGRAVVFTSLEDLAQRIDDPNLDVQANDILVLQNIGPRGAPGMPEAGYIPIPKKLAAQGVKDMVRISDGRMSGTAAGTIVLHVSPESAQGGPLGLVRNGDTIRLDVESRELVLEVAEDELQARRQQQTPLQEDATLLGYRRLFMEQILQAEEGCDFRACRPEPSCRVPRS, from the coding sequence ATGAGCGATGACCAGCAACAGCGCAAGGGAGACAGCACAGGCCATCAAGGTCATGGCATGTCCAACCGCTTGACCAATTACGGCGATGCGGCCTTCTCGTTGTTTCTGCGCAAGGCTTTCATCAAGGGCATGGGCTACACCGATGATGCGCTGTCACGCCCTGTCATCGGCATTGCCAACACCTACAGTGGATACAATGCCTGCCACGGCAACGTTCCTGGGCTGGTGGAGAGCATCAAGCGCGGCGTCATGCTGGCGGGCGGCCTGCCGGTGGATTTCCCGACCATTACTCTGCATGAGTCCTTCGCCCACCCCACCAGCATGTACCTGCGCAATCTGATGGCGATGGATACCGAAGAGATGATTCGTGCCCAACCCATGGATGCAGTGGTGTTGATCGGAGGCTGCGACAAGACCGTACCCGCCCAGTTGATGGCCGCTGCCAGTGCCGGTATTCCCACCGTTCAGGTAGTGACCGGCCCGATGCTGACCGGTTCGCATCGAGGCACTCGCGTGGGCGCCTGTACCGACTGTCGTCGCTACTGGGCCATGTACCGTGGCGAGGATATCGACGAAGCCGAGATCGCCGAGGTCAATGACAAGCTGGTACCGACTGTCGGCACCTGCTCGGTGATGGGAACCGCCAGCACCATGGCCTGTCTTGCCGAGACCCTCGGTATCATGCTGCCGGGAAGCGCCACGGCTCCAGCCGTGTTTGCCGACCGCCTGCGAGTCGCGGAGGACTCCGGGAGTCTCGCCGTGGCTCTGGCACGTGCCGGCGTAACCCCAGACCAGATCCTGACGCCAGACGCTTTCGAGAATGCTTTGAGAGTACTACTGGCACTGGGCGGTTCGACCAATGGCTTGATCCACCTGACCGCCATTGCCGGCCGGCTGGGCATCGATATCGACCTTGATGCCTTCGACCGCATGAGCCATGAAACTCCCGTACTGGTCGACCTGAAACCCTCCGGCGAGCACTACATGGAAGACCTGCACCGCGCCGGTGGTCTGCCCACTCTGCTGCGTGAGCTCAAGCCGTTGCTGCACCTCGACGCCATGACCATCAATGGTCGCACTCTGGGCGAGAATATCGATGCAGCGGTACACCTGGTCGACCAACCCGTGGTGCGATCACGCCACAACCCCATCTATGCCCGCGGTGGGATCGCCGTACTGCGTGGCAACCTGGCCCCGGCCGGGGCCATCATCAAACAATCCGCTGCCAGTCCCGAGTTGATGCGTCACCGCGGACGTGCTGTGGTGTTTACTTCACTGGAGGATCTCGCCCAACGCATCGACGACCCGAACCTCGACGTCCAGGCCAATGACATCCTGGTATTGCAGAATATCGGCCCCAGGGGCGCCCCCGGCATGCCCGAGGCGGGCTATATCCCGATACCGAAAAAGCTCGCGGCCCAGGGCGTCAAGGACATGGTGCGCATTTCCGATGGCCGCATGAGCGGCACCGCAGCCGGCACCATCGTGTTGCACGTATCGCCGGAATCGGCACAAGGAGGCCCGCTGGGCCTGGTGCGCAACGGCGATACCATTCGCCTTGATGTGGAATCGCGCGAGTTGGTGCTGGAAGTCGCGGAAGACGAACTCCAGGCCAGGCGCCAGCAACAGACTCCTCTGCAGGAAGATGCCACCCTGCTCGGCTATCGCAGGCTGTTCATGGAGCAGATTCTGCAGGCGGAGGAAGGCTGCGATTTCCGGGCCTGCCGGCCCGAACCAAGCTGCCGGGTCCCTCGCTCATGA
- a CDS encoding tripartite tricarboxylate transporter substrate binding protein, protein MIKRGASAAVLVSGLLVAGLAQAEYSAGDEIKVLQGFKAGGGSDALAQLTQPFLSEVLDADFVNEYLPGATGAIAWTRLAKQSQADGTVISITNTPMLMTNYIMNDAITYSVDEMTPIANVVTDPGIIVVPADSPYQTVEDFLAAAKASPGTITVGNSGVGGDDFFSTIQIEQATGLSFQKVPFQGDGPSATAAMGGQVDASFNNLGNVYSHIEAGSLRALAVFSEERLEMLPDVPTMTEKGVDVVAGSSRGYSAPADIPEEAREQLIAAFESLKDNEKFQQTARDRALNLDIRTGDDYRQMIKDMETQYEQIWDEVKDQVNG, encoded by the coding sequence ATGATCAAGCGTGGAGCAAGCGCCGCCGTTCTCGTATCCGGCCTGCTGGTGGCCGGTCTGGCCCAGGCCGAGTATTCGGCTGGCGATGAAATCAAGGTACTGCAGGGTTTCAAGGCTGGTGGTGGCAGTGATGCCCTGGCGCAGTTGACACAGCCGTTCCTCAGCGAAGTGCTGGACGCGGACTTCGTCAACGAGTACCTGCCCGGGGCCACCGGAGCCATTGCCTGGACCAGGCTGGCCAAGCAGTCTCAGGCCGATGGCACCGTGATCAGCATCACCAATACCCCGATGCTGATGACCAACTACATCATGAATGACGCCATCACCTACTCGGTGGACGAGATGACGCCCATTGCCAATGTGGTGACGGATCCGGGCATCATCGTGGTACCCGCCGACAGCCCCTACCAGACGGTGGAAGACTTCCTTGCCGCTGCCAAGGCCAGCCCTGGCACTATCACGGTGGGCAATTCCGGCGTCGGTGGTGATGATTTCTTCTCCACCATCCAGATAGAACAAGCCACAGGACTGTCCTTCCAGAAGGTGCCTTTCCAGGGGGATGGACCTTCGGCTACTGCCGCCATGGGCGGGCAGGTCGATGCCAGCTTCAACAATCTCGGCAATGTCTACAGCCATATCGAGGCGGGGAGCCTGCGTGCTCTGGCGGTGTTCTCCGAAGAGCGGCTGGAAATGCTGCCCGATGTACCGACCATGACCGAGAAGGGGGTGGATGTCGTGGCCGGCTCGTCTCGGGGTTACAGCGCTCCGGCGGATATCCCGGAAGAGGCCCGCGAGCAGCTGATAGCCGCCTTCGAGTCGCTGAAGGACAACGAGAAGTTCCAGCAGACTGCACGTGACCGGGCCCTCAACCTGGATATTCGCACCGGGGATGAC